Proteins encoded in a region of the Cytobacillus pseudoceanisediminis genome:
- the phnG gene encoding phosphonate C-P lyase system protein PhnG encodes MKRKQRTEILIEGSHELAKSLAKEIEQKYSVSVIQEPENGLVMLKVRETSRKSLFYLGEVLVTECKAKVEGKIGIGIVKGDHPDLAYHLAVIDAAFLGDLPETKPWTGIFEIEKYYIEQKRKAKNEAILRTKVSFETMDV; translated from the coding sequence GTGAAAAGAAAACAGCGAACAGAAATTTTGATTGAAGGTTCACATGAATTGGCAAAATCTTTAGCGAAAGAAATTGAGCAAAAATATTCAGTTTCTGTTATACAGGAACCGGAAAATGGGCTTGTGATGTTAAAGGTACGGGAGACTTCCAGGAAAAGCCTGTTTTATTTAGGGGAAGTGCTGGTGACAGAATGCAAGGCAAAGGTGGAAGGAAAGATCGGCATAGGAATTGTGAAAGGCGATCACCCAGATCTGGCTTATCATCTTGCCGTGATTGACGCGGCATTTCTCGGGGATCTTCCCGAAACCAAACCATGGACCGGGATATTCGAAATTGAAAAGTATTATATAGAACAGAAAAGAAAAGCAAAGAATGAAGCCATTTTAAGAACAAAAGTCAGCTTTGAGACGATGGATGTTTAA
- a CDS encoding YwaF family protein: MFSVSGMQGFEIFSVMHLVTLFLFFFTAWWLVYYRQALRAYQKIIKWSLFGALLACEVTHHIWLVLTNQWDVADLPLQLCSLSTFIALYLFLKPDKKAFWLLYFIGTIPQILSMVTPDMVYQFPHYRYIKYFLHHSAIPLAVLYFILFEGYRVPKKAVLKGFLTLNVIAVPVFFLNMLLGTNFFYLTSPTETKTLLSFFGNGVWYYAALEAAALIVFLITYLPMNYMQAVEQNRVRGK; encoded by the coding sequence ATGTTTTCGGTATCGGGTATGCAGGGATTTGAAATATTTTCGGTTATGCACCTTGTTACACTGTTTCTTTTCTTTTTTACCGCCTGGTGGCTTGTGTATTACAGGCAGGCACTTAGGGCCTATCAGAAAATCATAAAATGGTCGCTGTTTGGTGCTTTGCTGGCTTGTGAAGTGACGCATCATATATGGCTGGTTCTTACAAATCAGTGGGATGTGGCAGATCTGCCGCTCCAGCTTTGCTCTTTGAGCACTTTCATTGCTCTTTACCTGTTTTTGAAGCCTGATAAAAAGGCTTTTTGGCTGCTTTATTTTATTGGTACAATACCTCAAATTTTAAGCATGGTGACACCTGATATGGTTTACCAATTTCCTCATTACCGCTACATCAAATACTTTCTTCATCATTCAGCCATTCCGCTTGCCGTATTATATTTTATTTTGTTTGAAGGATACAGGGTGCCAAAAAAGGCAGTGCTGAAAGGCTTTTTAACACTCAACGTCATTGCGGTTCCAGTCTTCTTTTTGAATATGCTGCTTGGTACAAATTTCTTTTATTTGACCAGCCCGACAGAAACTAAAACCCTGCTGTCGTTTTTCGGGAACGGTGTCTGGTACTACGCAGCACTTGAAGCTGCTGCGCTGATTGTCTTTTTGATTACCTATTTACCAATGAATTACATGCAGGCAGTCGAACAAAATAGGGTCCGCGGAAAATGA
- a CDS encoding DeoR/GlpR family DNA-binding transcription regulator produces MKKGFVAERHRRIIRELELTNKVSVADLSRKLSVTPETIRSDLRRLEKGNKLRRIHGGAICYFGLEKEQQLNKRIVVSLPIKKKIGEAAASFISDGETIVLDVGSTTLHIAGSIENVENVTIVTNSLAAAEILNTRMENKLFNGRVILIGGTVNPLQRSTSGSLTNQMLEHFYFDKAFISCGGMNREGICDYNIDEAAASAIMIKRSKQVYVAADSSKLNQRAFFHISPFSAIDFVITDADLPQNWPEEEIKFNGLKWVKVYT; encoded by the coding sequence ATGAAAAAAGGGTTCGTTGCGGAAAGGCACAGGAGGATTATCAGGGAATTAGAATTAACAAATAAAGTGAGTGTAGCGGATCTCTCCAGAAAATTAAGTGTAACGCCAGAAACAATCCGGAGTGACTTGAGACGGCTTGAGAAGGGAAATAAATTGCGAAGAATTCATGGAGGAGCCATATGCTATTTTGGCTTAGAGAAGGAGCAGCAATTAAATAAAAGGATTGTTGTAAGCCTCCCCATCAAAAAGAAAATTGGTGAAGCTGCAGCAAGCTTTATTTCCGATGGAGAAACAATTGTTTTGGATGTCGGCTCCACAACTCTTCATATTGCCGGTTCGATTGAAAATGTTGAGAACGTAACGATCGTAACCAATTCACTGGCTGCCGCAGAAATATTAAATACAAGAATGGAAAATAAACTGTTCAATGGCAGGGTCATTCTGATTGGCGGGACCGTGAATCCTCTGCAGCGCTCAACCTCAGGTTCACTAACTAATCAGATGCTGGAACACTTTTATTTTGACAAGGCCTTTATCTCCTGTGGAGGAATGAACCGCGAAGGGATATGCGATTATAATATTGATGAAGCTGCTGCCTCTGCTATCATGATAAAAAGATCTAAACAGGTTTATGTGGCAGCCGATTCCTCAAAACTGAATCAAAGGGCATTTTTCCATATCAGCCCTTTTTCGGCTATTGATTTTGTCATTACTGATGCGGATTTGCCGCAGAATTGGCCGGAGGAGGAAATCAAGTTCAATGGGCTAAAATGGGTAAAAGTCTATACATAA
- a CDS encoding HD domain-containing protein, whose translation MLIKDELYGEYKLEQVLEELINSRPVERLKGVHQGGAGYLVNEKWNVTRYEHSLGVMLLIRKLGGSVEEQIAGLLHDVSHTAFSHVVDGVLENEAEDYHEHIFERVVLESEIPAILKRHHLDYESILFEDSQWTLLEQPAPELCADRLDYTLRDMYRYGYISLNEAHSFLKSLIVVDGRIYISDLQAAEWFVKTYYKEVIDFFMEPLNIYANESLAKVLKRSLEKEILHLGDLLGKDEEVLVKIRESGDQEVKGLLEKIDHKVTAEENKLDYDIHFKGKIRLIDPSVLINSKLIRASSLSDDVNNSGQNAYEKAMEGVYIKIQ comes from the coding sequence ATGCTGATTAAAGACGAGTTATATGGAGAATACAAGCTTGAACAAGTGCTGGAAGAATTAATCAACAGCAGGCCGGTGGAAAGGTTAAAGGGTGTACACCAGGGCGGAGCGGGCTACCTTGTCAATGAAAAATGGAATGTCACGAGGTACGAACATTCATTAGGCGTGATGCTGTTAATAAGGAAACTGGGCGGTTCTGTGGAAGAGCAGATTGCCGGTTTGCTTCATGATGTTTCTCATACTGCCTTTTCCCATGTGGTTGATGGAGTCTTGGAAAATGAAGCAGAAGATTATCATGAACATATTTTTGAGCGTGTTGTCCTTGAATCTGAGATCCCGGCCATTTTGAAAAGGCATCATCTTGATTATGAAAGTATCCTTTTTGAGGATTCACAATGGACATTATTAGAACAGCCCGCACCCGAACTTTGTGCGGACCGGCTGGACTACACGTTGAGGGACATGTACCGATACGGTTATATTTCTTTAAATGAGGCACACAGCTTTCTGAAGAGTCTGATCGTTGTTGACGGCCGAATTTATATTTCTGACCTGCAGGCAGCTGAGTGGTTTGTAAAAACTTATTATAAAGAAGTCATTGATTTCTTCATGGAACCCTTAAATATTTATGCAAATGAATCTCTTGCAAAGGTCCTGAAAAGATCTCTGGAAAAAGAAATTCTTCATTTGGGTGATCTCCTTGGCAAAGATGAAGAGGTATTAGTTAAAATAAGGGAATCAGGGGATCAGGAAGTGAAGGGTCTGCTTGAGAAAATTGATCATAAGGTCACCGCAGAAGAAAACAAGTTAGACTACGATATTCATTTCAAAGGGAAAATCAGATTGATAGATCCTTCCGTTTTGATTAACAGCAAGCTCATCAGGGCATCAAGCCTGTCAGATGATGTTAATAACAGTGGACAAAATGCATATGAAAAAGCCATGGAAGGTGTGTACATAAAAATTCAATAA
- a CDS encoding metallophosphoesterase: MMKENESKGMDRRAFIKAGGAGTLALTMAAAGLPGDLFESRVQAEEISEKLEGPRLSFNSNGKFKVVQFNDTQDDERIDRRTIQLMEKVLDSEKPDFVVLNGDNITGGCDTELEMKQAMNNVVQPMEKGESAGRLRLEIMMRTHLQRAAWMRAVCSSSI; the protein is encoded by the coding sequence ATGATGAAAGAAAATGAAAGCAAAGGAATGGACAGAAGGGCATTTATTAAAGCGGGAGGAGCAGGGACACTGGCTTTAACTATGGCAGCTGCAGGCTTGCCTGGAGACTTATTCGAAAGCAGGGTTCAAGCGGAAGAGATAAGTGAAAAGCTGGAAGGGCCAAGGCTTTCCTTCAATTCGAATGGGAAATTTAAAGTTGTCCAATTTAATGATACTCAGGATGATGAAAGGATCGACAGACGGACCATACAGCTGATGGAAAAGGTGCTTGATTCAGAGAAGCCTGATTTTGTCGTTTTAAATGGTGACAATATAACAGGCGGGTGTGATACAGAATTAGAAATGAAGCAAGCCATGAATAATGTCGTCCAGCCAATGGAAAAAGGGGAATCCGCTGGGCGGCTACGTTTGGAAATCATGATGAGGACTCATCTCCAAAGAGCGGCATGGATGAGAGCGGTATGCTCAAGTTCTATATGA
- a CDS encoding twin-arginine translocase TatA/TatE family subunit: MLQNIGIPGLILVLVIALIIFGPSKLPEIGRAFGSTLREFKSSTKELLSENQEDSSKTKS, translated from the coding sequence ATGCTGCAAAATATAGGTATACCTGGACTAATATTAGTATTAGTTATCGCACTTATCATTTTCGGTCCATCGAAGCTGCCGGAAATTGGCCGAGCATTCGGCTCGACATTGAGGGAATTTAAAAGCTCAACAAAAGAATTGCTGTCAGAGAACCAGGAAGACAGCAGCAAAACGAAATCATAA
- a CDS encoding YetF domain-containing protein, with product MADGKVNSKNLSKLKLDNNWLDRELQKAKIHSAEDVFFAQVQQDGTLYIDRKNK from the coding sequence ATTGCAGATGGAAAGGTCAATTCAAAAAATCTTTCTAAATTAAAATTAGACAACAACTGGCTTGACAGGGAACTGCAAAAAGCGAAGATCCACTCAGCCGAAGATGTATTTTTTGCTCAAGTCCAGCAGGATGGCACTCTTTATATCGATAGAAAAAACAAATAG
- a CDS encoding PHP domain-containing protein encodes MKAELHCHTNISDCPLSIDEVLNLAIANEVSHLAITNHDTTKGLREAIERGKRYGVEVIPGIEISAFDFDRARRVHILGYFIEPGHKSIETLCQPIIERRHKLSFEMVQRLISAGYSITWDRCLELSAGGTGVYKQHIMEALIETGYADSIYGSQYKKLFGRGQNGESKGVAFIPMEYVDARLAVEAILEAGGVPVLAHPGQYGNFEKVPELVEAGLQGIEVWHPLHNKQHEEMARKLAIQYGLTMTGGSDFHGAYGEKPVVLGCMSPGVERVHELAARRQRLKSQRL; translated from the coding sequence ATGAAAGCAGAGCTGCATTGCCATACGAATATTTCTGATTGCCCGCTATCAATTGATGAGGTTTTGAATCTGGCCATTGCCAATGAGGTTTCACATTTGGCCATTACGAACCATGACACCACAAAAGGGCTGAGGGAAGCAATTGAGCGAGGTAAGAGGTATGGAGTGGAGGTGATCCCTGGTATTGAAATTTCTGCTTTTGATTTTGACAGGGCACGCCGGGTCCACATTCTGGGCTATTTTATCGAACCTGGGCATAAGTCAATTGAAACGCTGTGCCAGCCGATCATTGAGCGGAGGCATAAGCTTTCGTTCGAAATGGTTCAAAGGCTGATATCAGCAGGCTACAGCATTACATGGGACCGCTGTCTGGAGCTTTCTGCGGGTGGAACGGGAGTTTATAAGCAGCACATCATGGAAGCTCTTATTGAAACTGGATATGCAGATTCTATATATGGTTCCCAATACAAAAAATTATTTGGCCGCGGTCAAAATGGAGAATCGAAAGGAGTGGCTTTTATCCCGATGGAATATGTGGATGCGAGGCTTGCTGTTGAGGCAATTCTTGAAGCAGGCGGTGTGCCGGTACTTGCCCACCCTGGCCAATATGGAAATTTTGAAAAAGTGCCTGAGCTGGTTGAAGCCGGCCTGCAGGGGATAGAAGTCTGGCACCCCCTTCATAATAAACAGCATGAAGAAATGGCAAGGAAACTGGCCATACAATATGGATTAACCATGACTGGAGGCTCCGACTTTCATGGTGCTTATGGTGAGAAACCGGTTGTGCTGGGCTGCATGTCTCCGGGTGTGGAGAGAGTGCATGAATTAGCTGCAAGACGGCAGAGACTGAAAAGCCAGCGATTATAG
- a CDS encoding YqcI/YcgG family protein, translating into MNSLYTANSSGMHSLEDWQQIAFDRFQTKMTDKERPFPCIPATIGFAKNQLRYGFADDPMDPAAIQQTAVMLREFSLHSREFGSYTSLIIFYKTRDDLSVEEYEQLFWEQLTELSEMDNAGWPNEIPKDPHDPLWEFCFNGEKYFVYCATPAHKNRQSRHFDTMMLAITPRWVLQEFMKKVPLASRIKSQVRKRLQKYDSIAIHPDLNSYGADDNFEWKQYFLRDDDTTISKCPFHRLLGTFKNK; encoded by the coding sequence ATCAACAGTCTATATACTGCGAACTCCTCCGGCATGCATAGTTTAGAAGATTGGCAGCAGATTGCTTTTGATAGATTCCAGACAAAGATGACCGATAAAGAAAGGCCTTTCCCCTGCATACCAGCAACTATAGGGTTTGCCAAAAATCAGCTCCGTTATGGGTTTGCTGACGACCCAATGGATCCGGCCGCCATTCAGCAAACCGCAGTCATGCTGAGGGAATTCTCTCTACATTCAAGAGAGTTCGGAAGCTACACTTCTCTGATCATTTTTTACAAAACAAGGGATGATTTGAGTGTGGAGGAATATGAGCAGCTTTTTTGGGAGCAGCTCACAGAGTTATCTGAGATGGATAATGCTGGGTGGCCAAACGAAATCCCAAAAGATCCGCATGATCCACTTTGGGAGTTTTGCTTTAACGGAGAAAAGTATTTTGTCTATTGTGCCACCCCTGCGCATAAAAATCGGCAGAGCCGGCATTTTGATACGATGATGCTCGCCATCACACCGAGGTGGGTTTTGCAAGAGTTTATGAAAAAAGTACCTTTAGCATCACGAATTAAAAGTCAGGTCCGCAAACGGCTTCAAAAATATGACAGCATAGCGATACACCCTGATTTGAACAGTTATGGAGCCGATGATAACTTCGAATGGAAACAATATTTTCTGCGGGATGATGACACCACGATCTCTAAATGCCCCTTTCATCGTCTGCTGGGAACATTCAAGAATAAATAA
- a CDS encoding GntR family transcriptional regulator — MSEKMLLVDELITQIKEGVYKPNEKLPSENELADQYGIPRMVVRKAYEQLQDLGFIFSKQGRGSYVQNRKQQIPLILTGDISFSEKMNEHGYDFRSENVCFEKIPYESDIYHSLKVNKQDEVYKISRLRIVDGCPIALHTSYAAKSVFPQIDRDGPGITSIFHYYKTHGYKEFTSGQSQLSVVFPNESERKILQCSSLIPLLLLESLCKDKETGTVLEASRIKYRSDCFTYLI, encoded by the coding sequence ATGAGTGAAAAAATGCTGCTGGTAGACGAGCTGATTACCCAAATAAAGGAAGGGGTGTATAAACCAAATGAAAAACTTCCTTCTGAGAATGAGCTTGCAGATCAATATGGGATACCAAGGATGGTTGTACGGAAAGCATATGAACAATTGCAGGATCTGGGGTTCATTTTTTCAAAGCAGGGAAGGGGCAGCTATGTCCAAAATAGGAAACAGCAGATTCCGCTGATTTTGACAGGAGATATCAGCTTTAGTGAAAAGATGAATGAGCATGGGTATGACTTCAGGTCGGAGAATGTTTGCTTTGAAAAGATCCCCTATGAATCTGATATCTATCATTCGTTAAAGGTCAATAAGCAGGATGAAGTCTATAAAATTTCCAGATTAAGAATCGTGGACGGCTGCCCGATTGCCTTGCATACATCTTATGCAGCCAAATCAGTTTTTCCGCAAATTGATAGGGATGGACCAGGAATTACCTCTATTTTTCATTATTACAAAACGCATGGCTATAAAGAATTCACTTCGGGCCAAAGTCAGCTGAGTGTGGTTTTCCCGAATGAATCTGAACGAAAAATCCTGCAATGCTCGAGCTTGATTCCGCTTCTGCTTCTGGAGTCCCTCTGTAAGGACAAGGAGACGGGAACAGTACTGGAAGCCTCAAGAATCAAATATAGGAGCGATTGCTTTACTTACTTAATTTAA
- a CDS encoding metallophosphoesterase, with product MNDNRTGQRDGNIFKKEMDRRAFLQKTTLAASATIGLSLANSLNLITASAASSASIMNSAGKPDLVFPVISDIHIHNSSNKTLEKFITTLEQLNKAVPEQDAFLVVGDLTDYGYEAEFDKFMSAYNAHKQPGAVSMFAIGNHDYWNGLSAADAQKRFLTKTGMESICYHKVIKGYHFIILGTEDGLTEGTFSVEQINWLGEQLKIAHEDDWKKPIFVFHHQPIKGTVYGSEWGFTQNRDLFYNTLKEYPQVISFSGHTHYPLDDPRIIHQKDFTSIGTSTGAYLWLDAGRIQGEVPEGADVLNQALIVEVHNNKVLIRRRDIHHNDWTGEPFEINYPANKRKFSYTEDRDKQAPFFTKDAMLSINHEMTSATGMAIMFTQAKDDLLVHDYKVVARHANSEKVVKEFLAFSEFYKDPVPNPLTLTIEGLEANTAYQIEVHALDAYGNVCKRPLKALGKTKTLAAAETV from the coding sequence ATGAATGATAATCGGACTGGACAAAGAGATGGAAATATATTTAAAAAAGAAATGGATCGCCGTGCTTTTTTGCAGAAGACTACCTTAGCTGCCAGTGCAACAATTGGATTATCTCTTGCTAACTCTCTTAATTTAATTACAGCAAGTGCTGCCTCTTCTGCTTCGATTATGAATTCTGCTGGCAAACCGGATTTAGTTTTCCCGGTTATTAGTGACATTCATATCCATAACAGCAGCAATAAAACACTTGAAAAGTTTATAACAACTTTAGAACAGCTAAATAAGGCTGTTCCGGAGCAGGATGCTTTTTTGGTTGTGGGAGATTTAACAGATTATGGATATGAAGCCGAATTCGATAAGTTTATGTCAGCTTATAATGCCCACAAACAGCCGGGTGCCGTCTCCATGTTTGCCATAGGGAATCATGACTATTGGAATGGCTTATCAGCAGCAGATGCACAGAAGCGATTCCTAACAAAAACAGGCATGGAATCTATCTGCTATCACAAGGTAATCAAAGGCTACCATTTTATTATTCTGGGAACAGAAGATGGATTAACAGAGGGCACATTCTCCGTTGAACAAATTAATTGGCTGGGTGAGCAGCTGAAGATTGCTCATGAAGATGATTGGAAAAAGCCAATTTTTGTCTTTCACCATCAGCCGATTAAAGGGACAGTCTATGGCAGCGAATGGGGCTTTACTCAAAATAGAGACCTTTTTTACAACACTTTAAAGGAATATCCGCAAGTCATCTCATTTTCCGGTCATACGCACTATCCTCTTGATGACCCGAGAATCATTCACCAGAAGGATTTTACTTCAATTGGAACCTCAACTGGCGCTTATTTGTGGCTGGATGCCGGCAGAATTCAAGGGGAAGTGCCTGAGGGTGCAGATGTCCTGAATCAGGCATTAATTGTAGAGGTACATAATAATAAGGTGCTGATCAGGCGACGCGATATTCATCATAATGATTGGACAGGTGAGCCATTTGAAATAAACTATCCGGCAAATAAGCGGAAATTTTCATACACAGAAGACAGAGATAAGCAGGCACCTTTTTTTACAAAAGATGCGATGCTTTCCATTAATCATGAAATGACATCAGCCACTGGCATGGCCATTATGTTTACCCAGGCCAAGGATGACCTGCTGGTTCATGACTACAAGGTAGTGGCAAGACATGCAAATTCAGAGAAAGTTGTGAAGGAATTTCTTGCTTTCTCGGAATTCTATAAAGATCCTGTGCCAAACCCCTTGACGTTAACAATTGAAGGATTAGAGGCCAATACAGCCTATCAAATTGAGGTGCATGCACTGGATGCTTATGGGAATGTATGTAAGAGGCCTTTAAAAGCTTTAGGGAAGACGAAAACATTGGCTGCCGCAGAAACCGTTTAA
- the phnH gene encoding phosphonate C-P lyase system protein PhnH, whose product MKLDVVHDLQSVYRKLVDSTSRPGLISDLGKEAAILDGENAAGCSSSILLLALTLLDPEVTFKVYGSKAEAVEKEINQLTFAKAVQAGQADYLFLLKDTGAGSLEHAIEIANPGTFINPHKSAVIIAETGAITVGNDLLLKGPGIQTSTGISIDLTGNWIERRSEKNKEYPTGVDLIFVDRYHQLLSLPRTTQITESREVEKEWVM is encoded by the coding sequence TTGAAATTGGATGTTGTTCATGACCTGCAATCTGTATATAGAAAATTAGTCGATTCCACTTCAAGGCCAGGACTGATATCAGACCTGGGCAAGGAGGCAGCAATACTGGACGGAGAGAATGCTGCTGGCTGCTCGAGCTCAATTTTACTGCTGGCACTCACGCTGCTTGATCCTGAGGTTACGTTTAAGGTGTATGGCAGTAAGGCTGAAGCAGTTGAAAAAGAAATCAATCAATTAACATTCGCAAAAGCGGTACAAGCGGGTCAGGCAGATTATTTATTTCTCCTGAAGGATACCGGGGCTGGGTCTCTGGAACATGCCATTGAAATAGCGAATCCGGGGACGTTCATAAACCCGCACAAATCCGCAGTGATTATAGCAGAAACAGGAGCGATCACGGTTGGTAATGACCTGCTTTTGAAAGGACCTGGCATTCAAACAAGCACCGGAATCAGTATAGATCTAACAGGAAATTGGATTGAAAGACGTAGTGAAAAAAATAAAGAGTATCCAACAGGGGTCGACCTGATATTCGTGGACCGATATCATCAGCTTTTATCACTGCCAAGAACGACTCAAATAACTGAAAGCAGGGAGGTGGAGAAAGAATGGGTTATGTAG
- a CDS encoding STAS domain-containing protein, whose product MSKQMCLLGEKILREKDMIAKNLHKDRMSGVEMTEMERMQADKLEAQIIQIRAEFIGLFGEALLNHDNKDKTMEKIEKWCKETGGNLFKLGIPLDEALKDAGYYRKHIWKSLEEAMMELEMPAAEVFKVIYFIDPLLDHSIHCFSMSYVKYHQVTLENAKQAFLELSVPVVPLSKGVGILPLIGNIDTERAQLLMEETLKQSANLKLSHLILDISGVMIVDTMVADQLFKVIEALSLIGVKTIITGIRPEVAQTIVTLGIKLNGIQVKANVYQAFEELHG is encoded by the coding sequence ATGAGTAAACAGATGTGTCTTTTAGGGGAAAAGATTTTAAGAGAGAAAGATATGATAGCCAAAAACCTGCATAAGGATCGAATGAGCGGTGTCGAGATGACGGAAATGGAGAGAATGCAGGCTGACAAATTGGAAGCGCAGATTATTCAGATTCGTGCTGAGTTTATTGGATTGTTCGGTGAAGCATTGCTGAACCATGATAATAAAGATAAAACGATGGAAAAGATAGAAAAATGGTGCAAGGAAACAGGGGGAAATTTATTTAAGCTTGGAATCCCTTTGGATGAAGCTTTAAAAGATGCGGGTTATTATCGGAAACATATCTGGAAATCTTTAGAGGAAGCTATGATGGAGCTTGAGATGCCGGCAGCAGAGGTTTTTAAGGTTATCTATTTTATAGATCCCCTGCTGGATCATTCCATCCATTGCTTCAGCATGTCTTATGTCAAATACCATCAGGTAACACTCGAGAATGCAAAGCAGGCTTTTCTTGAGTTATCCGTCCCTGTCGTTCCTCTTTCAAAAGGAGTTGGCATCCTGCCGCTAATTGGAAACATTGATACTGAGAGGGCGCAGCTTCTGATGGAAGAAACATTAAAACAGTCTGCGAACCTGAAGCTGTCGCATTTAATTTTAGACATTTCAGGCGTGATGATTGTTGATACGATGGTGGCAGATCAGCTGTTTAAAGTAATTGAGGCACTCTCGCTGATTGGAGTTAAAACGATTATTACCGGTATCCGTCCGGAAGTGGCCCAGACGATAGTCACGCTCGGCATTAAGCTGAATGGCATTCAGGTTAAAGCCAATGTGTATCAGGCTTTTGAAGAACTGCATGGGTGA
- a CDS encoding DapH/DapD/GlmU-related protein, whose product MSMIYKPKKDEKLSVSPAVHHSSFIIDSYAGEWTSIGERNKIIESKFGDYTYTMDDVTVNYAEIGKFCSIASHACINPVQHPMDRVTQHHMTYRKVDYGFGNQDDHEFFDWRRTNRVKIGHDVWIGHGAIIMKGVEIGTGSVIGSGAVVTKDVDPYTIAAGVPAKPLKRRFTEETAGKLLEIAWWDWPREKLEAHFDELNDTEAFIRKFGS is encoded by the coding sequence ATGTCAATGATTTATAAACCAAAAAAGGATGAAAAACTCTCTGTTTCACCTGCTGTACATCATTCCAGCTTCATCATTGACAGCTATGCGGGAGAATGGACATCAATCGGAGAAAGAAATAAAATTATCGAATCAAAATTTGGCGACTACACTTATACAATGGATGATGTGACAGTCAACTATGCTGAAATCGGCAAGTTCTGTTCCATTGCTTCTCATGCATGCATTAATCCCGTTCAGCATCCGATGGACCGGGTGACCCAGCACCATATGACCTATCGGAAAGTCGATTATGGTTTTGGCAATCAGGATGATCATGAATTTTTTGATTGGCGCCGAACCAATCGGGTCAAAATTGGCCATGATGTATGGATTGGGCACGGTGCCATCATCATGAAGGGCGTTGAAATCGGCACGGGATCGGTCATCGGGTCCGGGGCAGTCGTTACAAAGGATGTTGACCCCTATACGATTGCAGCCGGCGTGCCCGCTAAGCCGTTGAAAAGAAGGTTCACTGAAGAAACAGCTGGAAAGCTGCTTGAGATTGCCTGGTGGGATTGGCCACGAGAAAAGCTGGAAGCCCATTTTGATGAATTAAACGATACGGAAGCTTTCATCAGGAAATTTGGGAGCTGA
- a CDS encoding DUF421 domain-containing protein — MTVNETILRVTISFLVLFLLARLMGRKEIGQMTFFNWASAIGIGSIAGNLAVNESTLIKDGVISLIVWTLFTILMDMLDLKSKQGRTVTTGEPLIVIKAGRIMERALKISRVDLDELQALLRQKDIFSLNDVDYAILETNGDLSVLKKESQQPVTKNDLNIMSPKKISFLYQQKSLQMERSIQKIFLN, encoded by the coding sequence ATGACGGTAAACGAGACGATCCTTCGTGTAACTATCTCGTTTCTAGTACTTTTCTTATTAGCCAGACTGATGGGACGCAAGGAAATTGGACAAATGACCTTTTTCAACTGGGCTTCAGCCATTGGAATCGGGTCTATCGCCGGTAACCTTGCTGTGAATGAGAGTACCCTCATCAAAGATGGAGTTATATCACTGATTGTTTGGACACTTTTTACCATACTGATGGACATGCTTGACCTCAAGTCGAAACAGGGAAGGACAGTCACAACTGGTGAACCATTAATAGTCATAAAAGCTGGCAGGATAATGGAAAGGGCACTCAAGATATCGAGGGTGGATCTGGATGAGCTGCAGGCATTATTAAGGCAAAAGGACATATTTTCGCTTAACGATGTCGATTACGCAATCCTGGAAACAAACGGAGATCTGTCCGTTTTGAAAAAGGAAAGTCAACAGCCTGTTACGAAAAATGATTTAAATATTATGAGTCCAAAAAAGATCTCATTCCTTTACCAACAGAAGTCATTGCAGATGGAAAGGTCAATTCAAAAAATCTTTCTAAATTAA